The following is a genomic window from Thermocrinis jamiesonii.
CTTCCAACCACCACACCGTCAGACATTTTGGCAATTTCCCTTGCCTGCTCTCCCTTTGACACTCCAAACCCAACCACCACAGGCTTTTGACATACTCTTCTGTAAAGACTTAGATTTTCCCTTAGCCTTTCCAAGGGCAGTTTTTCCCTTTCTCCTGTGGTTCCAGTTAAAGAAACAAAGTAAGTTAGATCATCTGTGTATTGACATATAAGCTTGAGCCTTTTTTCCGTGCTTGTAGGAGAAGCCAACAGCACCAAAGCCATAGATTCCTTTTCGCACACCTTTTTTAACTCTTCGCACTCTTCCGGCGGAAGGTCCGGCACGATAAAACCATCTATGCCGTTATCCTTCGCAAGCTTTACAAACCTCTCAAGTCCAATCCTAAATATGGGATTGTAGTAAGTCATAAGAAGAAAGGGCACCTCTTTGAACTCTTCTTTCAAAAGACTTGAAGCCCTAAAAACGTCCTTAGATTTTATGCCATTGCTTAGGGCTACCTCGTGAGCCCTTTGAATTGTAGGACCATCCGCCACAGGGTCAGAAAAGGGAAAGCCTATCTCCAAAATATCCGTGCCTTCTTGGAGGACAACTCTAAAGGCTTCCAAAGAATCCTCAAAGGTGGGATAGCCCACCATAAGGTAAGAAACCAAAGCCTTTGCACCGCTTTTTTGTAAGTCTCTTAGCTTTTGTATCAACCTTTCCCTACCGTTTTCCATAGCACATTAAAGTTTATTCTATCCAAGGTTCATACTCAAGCACCTGTTCAAAGGTGTATGGACATTTATCTGGGAAATCCTTCTCAGTGGGTATTCCACCAAAAAACTGTTTTGCTAAGGTTTTGTTTTCTGGATATTTAAACCAACCGATTAAGCTTTTGACCGCATCTTCCCATGCTTCTTGAAGCTCTTCTTCGGATTTTTTTACCAAAGATGGGTTTTTTCTATAAAGCCTACTTAGTTCAAGTCTTGCGTTTATTGTGCTTTTTATCCAACTGTTTTCCATCTCTTGGCTGACCTTGAAGTTTTCTAACTTGTAAAGGTGTTCAAGGATTATGGAGATGTAACTTATCACGCTTCTTAGCTCACTTCTTCCCATGTCCTCTATTTCCTCCAAAAGGTTCTCCCAATCCACTTCTTCGTAGCGCCTCTCCTTCAAAAGCCTTAGGTTCTCCATAACCCAAAGGTAAAAGTCTTTTTCGTAAAGCTCTTTCCAGTTTGTTTTTTGAAGCATCTTGGACCTCTTTCTTGGTTTTTATCCTGGTTAAATTTGTACCTCTACCCTTCCGTTTTGGTCGTAAATATAGAGTTTTCCTTTTTCCTCATCCTTTGTCTTTTTGTGCGAGCCATCGCAGAAAGGTTTTTTGTTGGACAGACCGCACATGCATATGTAATACGTCTCTTCTCCAACTTCTAACTTATAAGGGCCGTTCTCCGTAAATACAACAAGTCTTGCCATAGAAATACCTCCTCAGTAAAAATTTATACAACAGAATAGCTCTTTACAAGCTTGTGCACTTCTGTGTAGTTTATGTCCCCTGCAAGTATGTATGCTTTGTCTCCATATCTGAATTTGGAGGAAAGCGTTATACAAAAATCGTCGGTAGCTTGGGATATGTATATGTCAGATATGTATATTTCGCCTTCTTTTGCCAGTTTGTAGTAGGGTTTTTCTGTTCTATCTGCCCCTTTTCTGCCCGTCTTTACAGGATACCTTATTCTTGGATTTATAACGTTGTTTGATATTTGTATACCTTTTTCGCTGATTATGTAAAAAATTTCAAAGTAGGGATACGTTTTAAACATCTCGTAAAGGGTATGTTCCCACATTTCCTTTTCTGTATGCCTTATCTTCCAGACTATCTGGGAAAAGTCCTCCTTTATCTTTTCCACTACCCTGTTTATGTACTCCTTCCCTCTGTATTCGCATACCACAACGGAGGGCTGTATGCCGTGGTATATAAAAAAGGAAATGTCTGATACGGACCTTAACCTTCCTTTAAGTTCGGCAATCACGCTGAAAAATTCTTCGTAGTTTTTCACGTTTTTTAGCTCCACACAAAAGCCAAGTATATGCACAGGTTTGGCTTCCGCATAAAGAAGAGAAAATTCTTTGTGAAACTCCTCCATGATTAGCTTGATCTTGTTTTCTTCTACGCGCGTGTGGGAAAGGGCATAAACCTCTCCTTCTTCTATTGAAAGAAAGGCATCTCCCTCCTCAATCTGGTCCTTTACGTTTTCCAAAAGAAGTTTGTAAAGGCTTTCTAACCTTGCAGTGCCCATCTGTTCTTTGAACCTCTTGGCTTCCTTTAGTTGGAAGCTGTAGAAATAGCCCCCTTCACCAAAGTATTTTCTCAGCTTTTGGAAGATAGGATAGACTGTTTCTTTGACGTTGCTAAAGTAGTGCAAAAGCACATGGTAAAAAAGAAGACCTGCGTAAGTCCCATCCTTATTTACCACCACGAGCGGTTTTTTGCTAAAGGTAAAAAAGTCAAACAGACCTCCCAGCTTGTCCAAAGAGGACCTAAAGCTTTTAACCTTAGGCAAGGAATAAGCTATGTCTCCAACCTTTAGGTCAGATCTATGCTGAGCCATTAAAAGATCCTTTTTTGAAACCAAACCTATGGGCTTTTTGTCCTTAACTACCACCAGTATGTCGTATATACCGTATTCATCAAAAACTTTGAGAGCTTCCTTTATGGAAAAGTCATACTCTATGGTTGGCACATAGGTAGCAATTTCTGAAAGCTCTACTTCCCTCATTACAGCTTAAGCTTCTTTATTCTTTCCGAAGCTTCCAAAAGCCTTTCTGTGCTAACGGTTAGGGATATTCTAAAGTAGCCTTCCCCGTGTTCTCCAAAACCGTTGCCCGGTGTGCAGACTATGGCGCACTCTTCTAACAAGCGCTCCACAAACTGAGCAGAGCTATAACCCTTTGGAACCTTTACCCAAAGGTAGAAGGTAGCATCAGAAGGGTATACTTCAAGACCTGCTCGCTCAAGAGCCTCCACCATAACTTTCCTTCTTTCTCTGTATAAGTCCCTTATGCTTTGCAGCTCTTGCTCGGGCAAGTTCAGTGCAGTAATAGCTGCTTCTTGAATAGCCTGAAACTGTCCAGAATCTACGTTGGTCTTTATCTTGCCCAAACCTGCTATCAGCTTTTCGTTTCCAACTGCCATACCAATACGCCATCCGGTCATGTTGTAAGTCTTTGAAAGGGAATGGAACTCTATGGCAACTTCTTTTGCCCCTTCTATCTCCAGTATGGATGGAGGTTTTTCTTCTCCAAAGTATATCTCCGAGTATGCCAGATCAGAGGCAACTATTATCCTATTTTCCTTAGCCCACTCTATTAACTCTTTGTAAAACTCCTTCGTTGCTTTTGCAGAGGTTGGATTGTTGGGATAATTTACCCATATGATCTTAGCTCTTTTGAGAACATCCTTTGGCACACTCCTAAAGTCTGGAAGAAAACCGTTTTCTTCTTTCAAAGGTAATACGTAAGGTTCTCCGCCCGCAAGAAGCGTGCCTATTTTGTAAACGGGATAGGCTGGATCCGGACATAGGACCACGTCTCCCGGATTTATAAAGGCTAAGGGAAAATGGGCAATTCCTTCCTTTGAGCCTATGAGAGCTATCACTTCCTTTTGAGGGTCCAAATCTACTCCAAACCTTTTCTTATACCAATCGGCCACCGCCTGACGGAAAGAAAGCATACCCTCGTAGGAAGGATACCTATGGTTTTCTGGTTTTTCTACCGCTCTTTTCATAGCTTCCACAATGGGTTTTGGTGTGGGAATGTCTGGGTCTCCCACCCCTAAGTCTATTACATCCGCACCCTGATCAAGCTTTTCTTTCTTCTTTTTGTCTATCTGGGCAAAAAGGTAAGGTGGAAGCTGGGCTATTCTTTGAGAGAACTCAAACATACCTTACACCTCCGCAGAAGTTTTTCTTAACTCTTTCCTTCTTAAGATTTTTTTATACTCTTCCAAGGCTAATTTTTCTTGCTCTAAAAATAAATCTTCCCTGCTTATCAAGTTATCCCAATCCACTTTGTCCGCAAAAAACCAAGGACCATCGGTGCATGCAAGCTTTACCTGACCATCTACCAACACCCTACAGACTAAACAAAGGCCGACCCCGTCCAGTATGTGCGTATTTACCATAGCTATGTGTTGTGTTCCTTGATTAATAAGTTGAACCTCTCTTGAAAGTTTATTGCTTCCTGCGGAAACCAAAAGGTCCGCATCTATGTGTCCTATCCTATCCCAAACTTCTACCTTATCAAACACGGACTCCAACCTTTCCTTTATTGGCAAAAAGCCGTCCTCTGATATGTGGTAAAGCTCAAGTTGGTTGTTTTCTTTCTTTAAATGCTTTGCTAAGTTGAAGGCAGGAGAAACACCCCAATCTTTCGTGATGAAAACTACCTTTCCGTAGTGCTTTACAGGAAAGGGGACTCCAAGAGGTCCTGCAACGTAAGAAAGGCTTTCCGCCTCTTCCTTTAGCTCTAAGGTTGACCTTCCTACAGTTTTTACCAAAAAGATAGCTTCCTCCCCCTCTACGTCCAATATGGAAAGAGGTAAAGGTTCCGAAAGCTCTTTATACTGAATGAGCGCATACTGTCCCGCTTTAGCACCTTTGAGATGATTTGCTCTTACCTTTATTAGAAGGTAATCTTCCCTTAGGACTTGCTTTTCTGTTATAGGATACATAGAGTGAAGATTATAAACCATTTGCGTTTAGCAGTTTTATAACTTCCTCAGCTAAATAGTCTCTGTTTTCTTTATTAACTTCCAAAAGAACCGCTCCTGGCAATCTTCTTATCTCTTTGACCAATGGATGCACATCTCTTATTGGTATAGTTGCTATAACCTTATACTTTGGATTAAAGAATATTTCTCTAACAAGCTCTCTAAATCGTTGAGAAAAGAGCTCCATCTTACCCACTTCATCTATCACTATATAAATGTCTTTCTCTCTTATAGCCTTCTCCAATATAGGAATGGCCACTGAGTCAAACCTGGAGACATTAACACCGTAAGAACCTACTAAGTGCTTAGAAGTAAAATATTTGCTGGCGAAAACTGTTTCCTGCCCTTCAGTATTTATAACCTTAAAGCCTATTCTCTTTTTAGTATTTTTGTCCCTTATCTCTTCTGTCCAAAATCCTCTCACTTTCTTTCCAAGTTTCTGAAGCAGTTTTTTTATTAGCGTAGTTTTTCCTATGCCGGGCTCACCTGTTAGAAGTATCTTCATAATGTGGGGGCAAAAGCCCCCAGAAAGATATTTTACTTTATAAAGTCCTTTAGTGCTTCGTAAGCTTTCATTGCTTTTTCAAACCTTTCATTCACCACATCCCAGTTTATGTTTTCCAAGAAGGCGTCAATGTAAGGTGGTCTTTTGTTCTTGTAATCGACGTAGTAAGCATGCTCATAGGTGTCTAAGACTATCAGGGGTATAAGTCCAGTGTAGTTATACACGTTGTGGGCATCCAAGCCATTTATCACAAGCCTTCCAGAAAAGATATCCAAACCAAGTACTGCCCATCCTCTGAAGGCTATGCCAGTAGCCTTTAGTTCCTGAACACAGGCATCCCAAGAACCAAAGTCCTCTTCCACCTTTTTCTTAAAGGCTTCCGAAGGCTGACCTTTAGCTCCTAAATGTCCAAAGTAAAGCTCATGAAGGACCACGCCCATGTAGTTGAAGGTCTCTTCCACCTTTAACTCCCTAAACTCAGAGTAGTTCTGATTAGCCTTTGACCTGTCTGAAAAATTAAGGTCTGCTAACTTTTCTTGGATCTCGTTGTATTTGGTAACATAACCCTTGTAGTGTGCCTCAAAGTGAGGCTCTATTTGGTCGTTGGATATGCCCTTTAGGTTTGAGGGCTTTAAGTGGTCCTTAGGCTGAAGTTTATGCACTGCCATGATATTACCTCCTTTTTAAGATTTATTACTATTTTAAACCTTTTTAAACTCAGGTGGTAATTCTCTTGGTGGCACTCCGATGTATTCTACTTCCTTTTCTTCGTCTAACCTCTTTGAGAATGGCTTTTCCATAGTTAGCTCCTCATACACGTGAGCTACCAAGCCCGGAACTCTACCTATTATGAAAAAGCCCTTTCCAAGCCTCCAGTCAAAACCCATCTCCGAGGCTATTGCCGCTATAGCACCGTCTACGTTCAATACCAACCTCTTTCCCTTTTGTCTTTCTATTTCATCCGCTACCTCTTCTGCAAACTTACAGTGAGGTCCATAAAAGCCAAGGTCTTTTGCAATGTCCATAAGCCTTTTGGTTCTGGGATCAAATTCCTTGTAATATCTATGTCCATAGCCCGGTATGGGCTTTTTGCTTTCCAAGTATTCCCTTACTATCTCTTCCACCGCTTTACCACTTTTTACTCCTTCTTGTATGAACTTCATAGCATCTTCTAATGCGCCCCCATGGGCACTGCCGAAGGCAAGCACTCCAGCGGCTACTCCTACGTTTAAAGAATTTCCACCGGAAGCAACAGCCCTTGCGGCAATAGCCGAAGGAGGAGCTGTGCCGTGGTCTATAACAGATACCAGCATAGCTTCCATCATCTTAGATTCTTTGTCGTTTGGCAGTTCCCCCTTGAGTATTAAGTAGATAGCTTGAGCAAAGCTTAGGTTCCCCACCATGTCTAAAAGCCTATAGCCCCTTATGTAGGTTTCATGCCCTACATGCTGAGTTATGGCAGTCCTCCACTTTTTCTCCATACTCAACCTCCTATAAGTTCTTTATTCATCTTTACCTTAGCCCTTTCCCTCAGCTTCTGAACGTAGTAGTTTATCATAGTGTCTCTTTTTAGGGAATATATGTCTTCAAGCATGCTCTTTCTTTGTTGATTGTCCATGCTTACTTGCTCCTTTCTTTCAACGACTAAGATGCCATAACCTTTTAGCAAAGGATAGGGACCGAACACCTTTTCATCAGATAGCAAGATATTGAACAGCTCGTTTTCCTCCAGTCTCAATACGGACATGAGTTGAGAAGCGGATGTTTGGGAAAATTCAATGTATTTGTAAGAAACCGCTCTGTTTTGCTTTAAATCCTCCCTTACCTTTTCTGCAATAGGCTTTATCTGTTCAGAAGCTTTGCTTTCCCTTAGAATGTTTTTTATTTCCTCTTTTACCTCTTCCAAACTTTTGTACTGTCCTTGCTCTTCTTTTACAAGAAAGATCACCACATACTCATCTCCAACCTTTACTATGCCAAGTCTGTTATTTTGGTTCAGTTTGTCTATTTCTACCCTAAGTTCTTCGGGTAGTTCTTCTCTCTTTTGAGGCAGAACAATCTCTTGGAAGTTTTCCACTTCTTTCCCATTACTTAAGGCCTGGTAAATCTCGCTTGCTTTTTGTTTTTCCTTCTCCTTCCAAATTCTTACAACCTTACTTGGCTCTTTTTTAAACATCTCTTTATTTTTTGCATAAAAATCAAGTATTTCTTCTTGCTTAATTTCTATCTGAAGTCTGTCTGGTGTTACAAGGTAGAGCTTACCGCTTATGTTGATGCTTTGGGGCAAAAGGTTTATGTCTTCTTCCTTAGGGGTTAGGTATGCACCGTTTCCTACCAAAGCTAAAAGTTTTTGTATGCTAAGCAGTTTCCTTATGTATTCTTCGTATTCCACAGGCTCTAAGCCGAGTCTGGATAGGCTTTCCTTGTATTTTGAATTGCTAAACACACCGTTTTCTTGAAAGCTTGGGTCAGACTTTATGACTTCTACAACCTCTTGGTCGCTTGCCACAAAGCCTAACTCTTTAGCCTTCTTGTAAAGAATCTCTTGAACTATCAAGCTTTCTAACACCTGGTCCTTTATGATATTCTCCATATCCTTGTTTTGCAGAAAATCGCCGTATCTTAAAAGCTCTCGTCTGTAATCCCTCAGGGTAATACAAGAACCATCTACCTCAGCCACACATCTCTGACCAATTCTAAAAATGTTGGCTACATCTCCTGTCAAAAATAGCCATAACAGAAAGGCTATGGAAACAAAACCAATTACACCTACCACAAACTTTTTGTTTTTATGGATGTAAGAATACATCTCTAAAAAGTTTAACAGAAATCAGCCTGGAAGGAGTCTTTTAGGTTACTAAACAAGTTTGTATATTGGGCGATATACTATTCTTAGTTATGGACTTACTTACTGTAATAGGAATAGTAGGTGGTTTGGTAGCCCTTCTAATAGGTGCAGTTCTTAAGGGTGCAAGCATACTGTTTCTTATACAGCCTGCCGCCTTTGTAATAGTTGTGCCTACTACTCTTTTTGCAAGCTTGGTAACAGTGCCAATTTCTAAGTTTTCTCTAATAATACACGGACTAAAAATAGCTTTCAAAGGTGGTAGCAACGAACTTTTAGAAACTAAGAATCAATTGGTAGAGCTTGCCAATCTTGTAAGGAAGGAAGGAATGCTATCCTTAGAAACAAAAGCAGAAGAAATAACTGATCCTTTCTTAAAAAGGGCCATAGATTTGATGGTGTTGGGCGTAGAAGAGAACGTTTTTGTTGAAAGTCTGGAAGCGGAGATAGCTAAAAAAGAAGAGGATTATGAAATAGCGGTTGAGTATTGGAAAAATTCTGCGGAAAGCGCGCCTACCTTTGGTCTTGTGGGGGCGGTCTTTGGTCTTATGAAAGCTTTAAAGAGCTTAGATAACGCACAAGAGTTAGCTTACGGTATATCTTCAGCCTTTGTAGCTACTGTCTACGGTATAACTTTTTCCTATTTGATCTTTGGTCCAATAGCAAAAAAGATAAAAATCAAATCAAAAGAAGAAATACTGAGAATGTATATGATCGTTGATGCGTGTAGAATGATGCTTAAAGGAGAAAATCCAAGGCTTATAGAAGAAAGGCTTAACTCCTTTGTGGAGGTTAAGTAGTGGCAAAGAAGAAAAAGTGTCCAGAAGAAGTATCTGAAAGATGGGCTATTCCTTACGCTGATTTTCTTACCCTTCTTCTGTGTTTGTTTATAGCCCTTTTTGCAATGGCTCAAGCTGGAAAGCAGGCAGCATTGGAATATGCGCAGGCCTTTGCAAAGGCCTTTGGCATGCGATTGGTCCCCTTTCAAGAAACTTTACCCAAGCAAATATTACCTCAGCCCGTAGTGCCAAAAAGCGAGCTAACCGAAAAAGGCAGAAGAATACAGAGGCAGATAAGAGAACTTGAGGAAATGTTAAAACGCATGGGTCTGGAAGGTGAGTTTAAGGTAGCCTATGAGGTAATAGGAATAAGGCTGATACTACAAGAGAAGATACTGTTTGCTTCTGGGAGCGCAGATATAAGGCAAGAGATGTATCCCGTTTTGGACAAAATATACGAAATAATAAAAGACCTACCAAATCCGGTGGAGGTTGAAGGTCATACGGACAGCATACCCATATCCACGGAAAAGTTTCCGTCCAACTGGGAGTTATCGGTTTCAAGGGCTTCCTCCATAGTTAGATACTTTATAGCCAGAGGCATAGCCCCGGAAAGGCTGAAGGCTTCTGGTTATGCGGACACAAGGCCTATAGCATCAAACGCCACACCGGAGGGTAGAGCTCAAAACAGAAGGGTGGAGATAGTAATTCTTAACATAAAAGGTGCAGAGCTTACTAAACAAACACCTCAACAGCCTTAAGACTATGGATTATTTTCTCTACCTCTTCTTCTGTTAAGTATGGATGGACTGGTATGGAAAAGACTTCTTTTTTAAACCTCTCAGCGTTGGTAAGTGGAAGATGCTCTGCACCTCTTAACTCACTGAGAAGATAGCTATAATACACCCTTGCGTCTATCCCGTTTTCTTTGAGCAAAGATATTATCCTATCCCTCTCTTTGTGCCTCAGAGTATAAAGGTGATACACATGATAGGCACCTTCCCTTTCCGTTGGATGTATAAAGCTTGAGTTTATGCTTTCTGAATACCTTTTGGCTATCTCCCTTCTTCTTCTGTTTCTTTCGTCCAAGTGCTTGAGTTGTATGGCGCCGATGGCAGCTTGAAATTCTGTTATTCTGACGTTAAAAGCAGGATGCTCGCCAAAATCTATCCACTTCTTTACTTCCTTAGCGATCTTATCATCGTTTGTTGCTATAACTCCTCCCTCTCCCATGGGAACATTTTTTGAAGCGTAAAAGCTAAAGGCAGATAAATGTCCTAAGCTTCCGACCTTTTTTCCAAAGAATTCCGCTCCATGGGCTTGGGCAGCGTCTTCAAGAACAACAAAGCCATACTTTTCAGAAAGGTAGTTTATTGCCTGCATGTCTGCAGGCTGGCCATAAAGATGGACAGGAATAACCACCTTTGGGTTGTATCTTTTTACCGCATCCTCCAGTTGATTTGGGTCCATTGTGTAATATTCATCCACATCTACCACTATGGGAATACCACCCGCCAAATAAACCGCATCTATGGTTGCCATAAAGCTCATGGCTGGGACTATTACCCTTTCCCCCTCAACCTTCAAAGCTTTTAGGGCTATAAACAGGGCTACAGTGCCAGAGCAAACTGTAAAGGCATACTTAACACCTAAATACTTAGCAAAGGACTCTTCAAAAAACTTGGTCCATTCGCCTCTTGTTATCTTGTGGCTTTCAAGTATTTGAACTATCGCTTGTTTTTCTTCTTCAAAAAATCTTGGCTCTATTATGTTTATCATTAGTTAAATTATAAGAGAAAACCCTCCCTGTAACCTCTTATAAATTCTTCTCCAGAAACTCTTTTACCTTTTTGATTTATGAGTTCTAAGATTTCCACTGCACCCTCTCCACAGGCAACTACGAGTCTTTTTTTGTCTATTATTTCTCCTGCCTCTCCCACACCATCCGCAAGTTTGGCTCTTAGGATCTTTAACCTCTCTCCCTTTGGAGTTAAACAGTAGGCCTCTGGGAAAAATGCCCTCACCCTGTTTATCACACTTTGGGCCTGTGCCTTCCAGCAAACTTTTAGCTCCTCCTTTATTACGGGTGGTGCATAGGTAGGATTACCTTTTTGAGGCTTTGGCTTGATTTCTCCCTTAAACCAAAGCTTTAGAGTTTCCACAAGCAAAAATGCACCTATCTTAGAGAGTTTTTCTGAAAGGGTTTGGTAATTGTCCTCTGGTTCTATCTTTACTATCTGCCTTGAGAGTATGGGTCCGGTGTCCATTCCTTCGTCCATAAGCATTACCGAATTGCCAGCCCACTTATCTCCAGCCAAAAGACTCCTCTGAATAGGAGAAGCTCCCCTATACTTGGGAAGCAAAGACGCATGAAGGTTTATGCATCCAAATTTTGGAATTTGAAGCATGTCCTTTGTTAGCAACCTGCCGTAGGCAACAACCACCACACAATCAGGCTTTAAGCTCTCTAAGAGTTGATAGAGTTCTGTTTTACTCTTTGGTTGAAAGCAATCTATACCTATTTCTAAGGCAAAGAGCTTTACGGGTGGGGGTGTAAGCTTTTGTCCTCTGCCGGAGGGTTTGTCTGGTTGAGTTATAACCGCCTTGACCGTAAAGTGTTTTGTAAGTTCCATCAGGCTTGGCAAAGCAAAAGTAGGGGTTCCCATAAAGACTATGTTCATTCTTTTACAAATTCCAAGAAAACGTCTTGTTGAAAGGTCTTCAGTTCCCTGAGCCTTAGCTTTATGCCATCCTCTACCTTTCTTATACCAAGGTCTCCTATTCTTACTCCCTCTCCAAGGATGATGGGTGCCACAAAGACGCATAGCCTGTCAAAAAGTCTATTTTCTAAAAAACTTGTTAAAGTCTTGGCTCCTCCCTCCACCAACAGATGCATTACTTCTTTAAAGTAAAGTTCTCTTAAAACTTCTTTAAGGTTGAGCAGACCGTTTTCGTGCTCTGCCAGTAGAACTTCCACTCCTTCCTCTTCTAAAGCTTGGATCTTTTCTTTGTCTTCCACAGCGGTTATAACGATAGTCTTTGCTTCTTTGTCTTTTATAAGATTGCAGTCCATCGGGATCTTTAATTTTGGATCCAACACTATTCTAAGCGGATTTTTTTCCCACTTAAAGGCTCGCACCGTAAGCTTAGGGTTGTCCCTAAGGACTGTGTTTATTCCAACAAGCACCGCAGAGGCTTCAGCGCGCAGTTTGTGGGCGTAGTTTCTGCTTTCTTCTGAGCTTATCCACTTGCTTTGGTAGTCCTTTGTTGCTAAGGAACCATCCAAGCTTTGGGCAAACTTCAAAGTTACGTAAGGTCTTTTTTGGGTGATGTAGGTAAAAAAGTCTTCGTTTATCCTTTTGGCTTGGTCTTCTAAGACACCTACCTTAACCTCTATCCCTGCCTGCCTTAGGCGTTCTACTCCTTTTCCGGAAACCAACGGGTTTGGGTCCAAGACAGCTATAACCACTCTTTT
Proteins encoded in this region:
- the trpA gene encoding tryptophan synthase subunit alpha, with product MENGRERLIQKLRDLQKSGAKALVSYLMVGYPTFEDSLEAFRVVLQEGTDILEIGFPFSDPVADGPTIQRAHEVALSNGIKSKDVFRASSLLKEEFKEVPFLLMTYYNPIFRIGLERFVKLAKDNGIDGFIVPDLPPEECEELKKVCEKESMALVLLASPTSTEKRLKLICQYTDDLTYFVSLTGTTGEREKLPLERLRENLSLYRRVCQKPVVVGFGVSKGEQAREIAKMSDGVVVGSALVKLCGERRFEELAEKVRELKESMLLPSYSS
- a CDS encoding DUF29 domain-containing protein, with the translated sequence MLQKTNWKELYEKDFYLWVMENLRLLKERRYEEVDWENLLEEIEDMGRSELRSVISYISIILEHLYKLENFKVSQEMENSWIKSTINARLELSRLYRKNPSLVKKSEEELQEAWEDAVKSLIGWFKYPENKTLAKQFFGGIPTEKDFPDKCPYTFEQVLEYEPWIE
- a CDS encoding CDGSH iron-sulfur domain-containing protein; the encoded protein is MARLVVFTENGPYKLEVGEETYYICMCGLSNKKPFCDGSHKKTKDEEKGKLYIYDQNGRVEVQI
- a CDS encoding PDC sensor domain-containing protein, with the translated sequence MREVELSEIATYVPTIEYDFSIKEALKVFDEYGIYDILVVVKDKKPIGLVSKKDLLMAQHRSDLKVGDIAYSLPKVKSFRSSLDKLGGLFDFFTFSKKPLVVVNKDGTYAGLLFYHVLLHYFSNVKETVYPIFQKLRKYFGEGGYFYSFQLKEAKRFKEQMGTARLESLYKLLLENVKDQIEEGDAFLSIEEGEVYALSHTRVEENKIKLIMEEFHKEFSLLYAEAKPVHILGFCVELKNVKNYEEFFSVIAELKGRLRSVSDISFFIYHGIQPSVVVCEYRGKEYINRVVEKIKEDFSQIVWKIRHTEKEMWEHTLYEMFKTYPYFEIFYIISEKGIQISNNVINPRIRYPVKTGRKGADRTEKPYYKLAKEGEIYISDIYISQATDDFCITLSSKFRYGDKAYILAGDINYTEVHKLVKSYSVV
- a CDS encoding LL-diaminopimelate aminotransferase, which gives rise to MFEFSQRIAQLPPYLFAQIDKKKKEKLDQGADVIDLGVGDPDIPTPKPIVEAMKRAVEKPENHRYPSYEGMLSFRQAVADWYKKRFGVDLDPQKEVIALIGSKEGIAHFPLAFINPGDVVLCPDPAYPVYKIGTLLAGGEPYVLPLKEENGFLPDFRSVPKDVLKRAKIIWVNYPNNPTSAKATKEFYKELIEWAKENRIIVASDLAYSEIYFGEEKPPSILEIEGAKEVAIEFHSLSKTYNMTGWRIGMAVGNEKLIAGLGKIKTNVDSGQFQAIQEAAITALNLPEQELQSIRDLYRERRKVMVEALERAGLEVYPSDATFYLWVKVPKGYSSAQFVERLLEECAIVCTPGNGFGEHGEGYFRISLTVSTERLLEASERIKKLKL
- a CDS encoding NTPase; this encodes MKILLTGEPGIGKTTLIKKLLQKLGKKVRGFWTEEIRDKNTKKRIGFKVINTEGQETVFASKYFTSKHLVGSYGVNVSRFDSVAIPILEKAIREKDIYIVIDEVGKMELFSQRFRELVREIFFNPKYKVIATIPIRDVHPLVKEIRRLPGAVLLEVNKENRDYLAEEVIKLLNANGL
- a CDS encoding superoxide dismutase; the protein is MAVHKLQPKDHLKPSNLKGISNDQIEPHFEAHYKGYVTKYNEIQEKLADLNFSDRSKANQNYSEFRELKVEETFNYMGVVLHELYFGHLGAKGQPSEAFKKKVEEDFGSWDACVQELKATGIAFRGWAVLGLDIFSGRLVINGLDAHNVYNYTGLIPLIVLDTYEHAYYVDYKNKRPPYIDAFLENINWDVVNERFEKAMKAYEALKDFIK
- a CDS encoding citryl-CoA lyase, which gives rise to MEKKWRTAITQHVGHETYIRGYRLLDMVGNLSFAQAIYLILKGELPNDKESKMMEAMLVSVIDHGTAPPSAIAARAVASGGNSLNVGVAAGVLAFGSAHGGALEDAMKFIQEGVKSGKAVEEIVREYLESKKPIPGYGHRYYKEFDPRTKRLMDIAKDLGFYGPHCKFAEEVADEIERQKGKRLVLNVDGAIAAIASEMGFDWRLGKGFFIIGRVPGLVAHVYEELTMEKPFSKRLDEEKEVEYIGVPPRELPPEFKKV
- a CDS encoding peptidylprolyl isomerase, which produces MYSYIHKNKKFVVGVIGFVSIAFLLWLFLTGDVANIFRIGQRCVAEVDGSCITLRDYRRELLRYGDFLQNKDMENIIKDQVLESLIVQEILYKKAKELGFVASDQEVVEVIKSDPSFQENGVFSNSKYKESLSRLGLEPVEYEEYIRKLLSIQKLLALVGNGAYLTPKEEDINLLPQSINISGKLYLVTPDRLQIEIKQEEILDFYAKNKEMFKKEPSKVVRIWKEKEKQKASEIYQALSNGKEVENFQEIVLPQKREELPEELRVEIDKLNQNNRLGIVKVGDEYVVIFLVKEEQGQYKSLEEVKEEIKNILRESKASEQIKPIAEKVREDLKQNRAVSYKYIEFSQTSASQLMSVLRLEENELFNILLSDEKVFGPYPLLKGYGILVVERKEQVSMDNQQRKSMLEDIYSLKRDTMINYYVQKLRERAKVKMNKELIGG
- a CDS encoding motility protein A → MDLLTVIGIVGGLVALLIGAVLKGASILFLIQPAAFVIVVPTTLFASLVTVPISKFSLIIHGLKIAFKGGSNELLETKNQLVELANLVRKEGMLSLETKAEEITDPFLKRAIDLMVLGVEENVFVESLEAEIAKKEEDYEIAVEYWKNSAESAPTFGLVGAVFGLMKALKSLDNAQELAYGISSAFVATVYGITFSYLIFGPIAKKIKIKSKEEILRMYMIVDACRMMLKGENPRLIEERLNSFVEVK
- a CDS encoding OmpA/MotB family protein, whose product is MAKKKKCPEEVSERWAIPYADFLTLLLCLFIALFAMAQAGKQAALEYAQAFAKAFGMRLVPFQETLPKQILPQPVVPKSELTEKGRRIQRQIRELEEMLKRMGLEGEFKVAYEVIGIRLILQEKILFASGSADIRQEMYPVLDKIYEIIKDLPNPVEVEGHTDSIPISTEKFPSNWELSVSRASSIVRYFIARGIAPERLKASGYADTRPIASNATPEGRAQNRRVEIVILNIKGAELTKQTPQQP